A window of the Henckelia pumila isolate YLH828 chromosome 3, ASM3356847v2, whole genome shotgun sequence genome harbors these coding sequences:
- the LOC140889198 gene encoding uncharacterized protein, translating into MVISYPKIGTGETPFSLVYENEAVLPAEIEEESARIIFYDEKNKERRMEDLYFLDEKREAAAIRMEAYKNMIARSYNHRVCRKGFQVGDLVLRRVQEVAVGKLDPKWEGPYKVVMRLDKCILFT; encoded by the coding sequence ATGGTCATATCGTACCCAAAAATTGGGACCGGAGAGACTCCATTTAGCCTGGTGTATGAAAACGAGGCAGTCCTGCCAGCAGAAATTGAAGAAGAGTCAGCTCGGATCATTTTCTATGatgagaaaaataaagaaaggagaATGGAAGACTTATACTTTTTGGATGAAAAGAGAGAAGCTGCTGCCATCAGAATGGAGGCATACAAGAACATGATAGCTCGATCTTATAATCATCGGGTGTGCAGGAAGGGCTTTCAGGTGGGAGATTTGGTGCTCAGAAGAGTTCAAGAGGTGGCTGTAGGGAAGCTCGACCCTAAATGGGAAGGACCATACAAGGTGGTGATGAGgcttgataagtgtattttgttcacttaa
- the LOC140889199 gene encoding uncharacterized protein yields MVTERGIEANLVKVQAIRSMSAPRNLQEVQRLAGRIAALSRFISRSAHRSLPFFKVLRKAKKFEWDDECGKAFDDLKNYLAEIPVLAKAVPGEPLYIYLSALEGAVSSVLLRQEGTTQHPIYFFSHALKGAELRYSEVEKLALALVMIARKLRPYFLSHLVVVLTNSPIGMILTRADISERLVKWTTELSEYDIQYEPRSTIKAQALADFLAETKHMEGDDLWKIYVDGASSNEGCGAGVLLVSPCGDEIRLAVRLDFRASNNETEYEAMLIGLRAAKQVGEARVNLYSDSQLVAQKVNGSYEVKSEKLKEYMKVIEEARDLFDKMIFEQIPMESNEKADSLAKMASSLHNWKNREVVVQVELTPSTELTPLVQEESDWRKELLEYMEKGELPRDPKKAYRLKQRSLRFVMVEGVLYKRSFFGPLLKCLGPKEAHYVLKEIHEGCCGNHLGSYSLARKVLLAGYFCPTILKDSIALVTSCDSCQRHSRLQHQPAALMKGIVAACPFD; encoded by the coding sequence ATGGTTACTGAGAGGGGCATAGAGGCCAATCTTGTGAAGGTGCAGGCTATCCGATCAATGTCTGCTCCTCGTAATCTGCAAGAAGTTCAAAGGTTGGCAGGAAGGATAGCTGCCTTATCTCGATTTATATCAAGATCAGCTCATAGAAGTTTACCTTTCTTTAAGGTGTTGCGCAAAGCCAAGAAGTTCGAGTGGGATGATGAATGTGGGAAGGCATTTGATgacttaaaaaattatttagctGAAATTCCTGTGTTGGCTAAAGCAGTTCCGGGTGAACCATTATACATCTACTTATCAGCTTTGGAAGGGGCAGTCAGTTCAGTACTTCTTAGGCAGGAGGGAACAACTCAACACCCTATCTATTTCTTCTCGCATGCCCTTAAGGGTGCTGAACTCCGGTATTCAGAGGTGGAAAAGCTAGCATTGGCTTTAGTTATGATAGCCAGGAAGCTCAGACCTTACTTTCTATCACATCTTGTGGTAGTACTGACCAATAGTCCTATTGGGATGATACTGACTCGAGCTGATATTTCTGAAAGATTGGTGAAATGGACTACAGAGCTCAGTGAGTATGATATTCAGTATGAGCCAAGGTCAACTATTAAAGCTCAGGCATTGGCCGACTTCCTAGCCGAAACCAAACATATGGAAGGGGATGACTTGTGGAAGATATATGTAGATGGTGCTTCTAGCAATGAAGGATGTGGAGCGGGGGTGCTTTTGGTTTCCCCCTGCGGAGATGAGATCAGATTGGCAGTTCGGTTGGATTTTCGAGCTTCTAACAATGAGACAGAATATGAGGCTATGTTAATCGGCCTCCGGGCAGCTAAGCAAGTTGGGGAAGCTCGAGTAAATCTTTATTCCGACTCCCAGTTGGTAGCTCAGAAAGTGAATGGATCATATGAGGTTAAAAGTGAAAAGTTGAAAGAATATATGAAGGTGATAGAGGAAGCTCGGGACCTTTTTGACAAAATGATATTTGAGCAAATCCCTATGGAAAGCAATGAGAAGGCAGATTCTCTTGCCAAGATGGCTAGCTCACTTCATAACTGGAAAAATAGGGAGGTAGTTGTGCAAGTGGAATTGACACCCTCTACTGAGCTCACACCATTAGTTCAGGAGGAGAGTGACTGGAGAAAAGAACTCTTGGAATACATGGAGAAGGGCGAGTTACCAAGGGATCCGAAGAAGGCATATCGGTTGAAGCAGAGGAGTCTCCGCTTTGTGATGGTGGAGGGAGTTCTTTATAAGAGATCATTTTTTGGACCTCTCCTTAAATGTTTAGGCCCCAAGGAAGCTCATTATGTCCTAAAGGAAATACACGAGGGGTGTTGCGGCAATCACTTGGGTTCTTATTCTCTAGCCCGTAAGGTCCTCCTAGCGGGATATTTCTGTCCTACTATTCTGAAAGATTCCATAGCTTTGGTGACTTCCTGTGATAGTTGTCAGCGACATAGCAGACTTCAGCACCAGCCAGCAGCGTTAATGAAAGGAATAGTGGCAGCATGTCCTTTCGATTAA
- the LOC140889201 gene encoding uncharacterized protein — translation MRFRRDLRLYIRDRDPGILGFLIRKLKRGYGGKRKRKREGRRECGGHDCRSAQPVHHSNGANSHGSESTTFPPPPGGQPNQMDAVWEEIKRLGRQVGGRPGPIQRESPFARAILDEELPANFKQPNLWEYDGSSDPEEHLGRFENAALLHRYLDAIKCRVFLTTLVRSAQQWFNILQPGSIRSFNDFSSVFLHKFSSSKKYLKTSLNLFNLKQSEVEPLREYVQRFNTAALEVPAATADTLVNSFTQALRGGEFFKSLVKKPPLTYDELLSRAEKYVNFEDAQRQRRQEGTSGSKPNSKLGAKVEGKEEVGRKRVAKEMNRAKGPYPYVPLSVSLKKAMQVCEDKRALVRPRNAEKGSRLPPSDKFCDFH, via the exons ATGAGATTCAGACGAGATCTCCGCCTATATATTCGGGATCGTGATCCCGGGATTCTCGGGTTCTTGATTAGGAAG CTAAAGCGTGGATATGGCgggaagaggaagaggaagagggAGGGGAGAAGGGAATGTGGCGGACATGACTGTAGATCAGCTCAGCCAGTTCATCACTCAAACGGTGCAAACAGCCATGGGTCAGAATCCACCACCTTCCCCCCTCCACCTGGAGGTCAGCCAAACCAAATGGATGCAGTGTGGGAAGAGATCAAGAGATTGGGTCGGCAAGTCGGAGGTCGGCCTGGGCCTATACAGAGGGAAAGCCCTTTTGCTCGGGCTATTCTAGATGAAGAACTCCCTGCGAATTTTAAGCAGCCCAATTTATGGGAATATGATGGGAGTTCAGATCCAGAGGAACATTTGGGAAGGTTTGAAAATGCAGCCCTGTTGCATAGATATTTGGATGCAATTAAATGCCGGGTCTTTCTCACTACTTTGGTGAGGTCAGCTCAGCAATGGTTCAACATCTTACAGCCTGGTAGCATCCGAAGTTTCAATGACTTCAGCTCAGTCTTTTTACACAAATTTTCGAGTAGCAAAAAGTATTTGAAGACTTCTCTCAATTTGTTTAATCTGAAGCAATCTGAGGTGGAACCCTTGAGGGAGTATGTTCAGCGCTTCAATACAGCAGCTCTGGAAGTACCTGCTGCCACTGCCGATACCTTGGTAAACTCCTTTACTCAAGCGTTGAGGGGAGGAGAGTTTTTCAAGTCCTTAGTGAAGAAGCCTCCTTTGACTTATGATGAGCTCCTTAGTCGAGCTGAGAAGTATGTGAATTTTGAGGATGCACAAAGGCAAAGGAGACAAGAAGGAACATCTGGGAGTAAGCCAAATAGCAAGTTAGGAGCAAAGGTAGAGGGGAAGGAAGAAGTAGGAAGAAAGAGGGTTGCAAAAGAGATGAACAGGGCTAAGGGACCCTACCCTTACGTACCACTCTCGGTAAGCCTGAAAAAggcaatgcaagtatgtgaggaTAAGAGAGCACTTGTGAGGCCCCGGAATGCTGAGAAAGGCTCGCGGTTACCGCCATCCGACAAGTTTTGCGACTTTCATTAG
- the LOC140889200 gene encoding uncharacterized protein, whose amino-acid sequence MYDDPRIRAELTRRAYPPRQGRAPQWRNQRNEGGENQGDHQVRAPQNGQGERVQQIENHPHRGMIHMILGGTTDGDSGRARKAHGRRLENFEVNSQLSCPNDPNINFGREDLKDVVVPHNDPLLVTLIIANYDVARIFVDTGSSVNIIFKETLDQMRLEGFELDPITTELYGFTGHALQPLGQIVLPLSLGNGEQRVTKMACFTVVDAPSSYNGILRRPAPSDFRAVTSTYHQKLKFPSGREVGVVRGDQKAARLCYVNEVKIDAKRGRREVRMVSVGRAPRMFGQKVLLMAEEDHEKVELSPGAQIVKLGADLSPSVKQSLVGCLKKNKDFFAWSVSELTGPIKQNKRHFGPEKDKVIKKEVDDLLKAGHIREVQFPTWLSNVVLVLKSSGYHQIPLAEEDQDRVSFTTSHGTFCYKVMPFGLKNAGATYQRLMDKVFDSQIGRNMEVYVDDILVKSQDDVGLLTDLEETFSTLRTYCVKLNPEKCVF is encoded by the exons ATGTATGATGATCCTCGGATCAGGGCTGAGCTAACTCGAAGAGCATACCCTCCTCGCCAAGGCCGAGCTCCACAATGGAGAAATCAGAGGAATGAAGGCGGGGAAAATCAAGGCGATCATCAAGTAAGAGCTCCTCAAAATGGTCAAGGAGAGAGGGTTCAACAAATTGAGAATCACCCTCATAGGGGTATGATCCATATGATTTTAGGGGGCACTACGGATGGAGATTCAGGAagggctcgtaaagctcacggGCGTAGGTTGGAAAATTTCGAGGTAAATTCTCAGCTCAGCTGTCCTAATGATCCGAACATCAATTTTGGAAGGGAAGATTTAAAGGATGTGGTGGTACCTCATAATGATCCTTTATTGGTTACTTTGATCATAGCAAATTATGATGTGGCTCGCATCTTTGTGGATACTGGGAGCTCAGTGAACATTATCTTCAAAGAAACCCTTGATCAAATGAGATTGGAAGGATTTGAGTTGGACCCAATCACCACGGAGTTGTATGGGTTCACGGGCCATGCTTTGCAACCCTTGGGACAAATAGTGCTCCCATTATCTCTTGGGAATGGGGAGCAGAGAGTAACCAAAATGGCTTGCTTCACGGTGGTGGATGCACCATCCTCTTACAATGGAATCTTGAGACGCCCTGCCCCGAGTGATTTCCGAGCCGTGACATCCACCTATCATCAGAAGTTGAAGTTCCCAAGTGGAAGAGAAGTGGGGGTCGTTCGGGGTGATCAAAAGGCAGCTCGGTTGTGCTATGTGAATGAAGTAAAGATTGATGCAAAGAGGGGTAGGAGGGAGGTAAGAATGGTTTCAGTAGGCCGGGCACCGAGGATGTTTGGTCAGAAGGTGCTTCTGATGGCTGAAGAAGACCATGAGAAGGTGGAGTTAAGCCCGGGAGCTCAGATTGTTAAATTAGGTGCTGATCTCAGCCCGTCGGTGAAGCAAAGTTTGGTTGGTTGCTTGAAGAAGAACAAGGATTTTTTTGCTTGGTCTGTATCAGAGCTCACAGG GCCGATAAAACAGAATAAGAGACACTTTGGACCAGAAAAGGATAAGGTCATTAAGAAAGAGGTAGATGATCTTCTTAAGGCAGGACACATTAGGGAAGTGCAATTCCCTACCTGGTTATCCAATGTGGTCCTCGTTCTTAAGAGTTCAG GGTACCACCAAATTCCTTTGGCGGAGGAAGATCAGGACAGAGTAAGTTTCACTACCTCTCATGGAACTTTTTGTTACAaagtgatgccttttgggttGAAGAATGCAGGGGCCACTTATCAGAGGCTCATGGACAAAGTGTTCGACTCTCAAATTGGTAGAAATATGgaagtttatgtggatgatatcctGGTAAAATCTCAGGATGATGTGGGATTGTTGACCGACCTTGAGGAGACCTTCTCAACTTTGAGGACTTACTGTGTGAAACTCAATCCAGAGAAGTGTGTATTTTGA